Part of the Paenibacillus guangzhouensis genome is shown below.
AAGCTGATGCGCGATATCAAGGTAAGTCGTTGGCTCGTCAAGCAAAAGTACCTTCGGACGCTGAGCCAAAGCCATCGCAATCCATGCACGTTGTGCTTCACCTCCTGAGAGCGATACGACGAGCCTTGTGCGGTACGAAGTCATTCCCGTCTGTGACATTGCCCAATCAATGATCTCATGGTCCTCGTTCGTTAATCGCTCGAACCATTTCTTATGCGGCGTCCTACCGTAAGAGACAAGCTCCTCCACCGTCATATCGACCGGTGTCTGATTGGATTGGCATAAGATGCACATCATCTGCGATATTTGCTTGCTGCGCATGGAACTTAGCTCTTGTCCCGCGATACAGACACGTCCGCTCTCGCAGGGAATTAATCGAGACATCCCTTTGAGCAGCGTCGATTTACCCGATCCATTCGGTCCTATGATCGAGACGATCTCCCCCTCTTGAACGTGAAGCGAGACATCTTTCACAATACGATTCCCATCATAACTAATGGATAACGAGGTCGCTTCCAGCATGCTACACATCACCTTTCCTCATCAGATATAGAAAGTACGGTCCGCCTACGACGGCCATCACGATCCCAGCCGGAATATCCAGCGGAGCGAAGAACGTTCGACCGATTGTATCCGCCACGAGCAATACGAGTGCTCCGAGTCCGATGCTCATCGGAATAAGATGCTTGTAATCCGATCCAACCAGCATCCGTGCCATGTGAGGTACGACAAGGCCAACGAAGCCGATCATCCCTACCGTCGATACCGATACCGCTGCCAAATAGACGGCGACGAATGATAGGAGAATGCGGACACGATTCAGGCTCTCGCCAAGATTTAAGGCGACTTGCTCGCCAAGACGCAAAATATTCGCTTGGCGAATACAGAATAACGCCACGATCCAGCCAACGACGGAGTATGGCAGCATCACGCGTAGATCCCCCATGCCTTTTCCGGACATACTCCCGTTCAACCATTGCAGAGCACCAGGAAGCTTATCGCTATAGAGAATCGACAGAAGGCCGATAATCCCGCCGAATACGGAATTGACTGCCACCCCCGCGAGGATCACTCTAATCGGTGTAATCCCTCTCTTCTTCCATGCCAATGCATAGACCATCAGCGCAGACAGGCTTCCGCCGATAATCGCCGCAAAAGGAATGAACGTCGAGAACTGCGGCACGACCAGCAAGATGAACAAGACGGCGACGGAAGCTCCGCTCGATACGCCTGTAAGTCCTGGGTCTGCCAACGGATTGTTCATGACCGCTTGCAGCATCGCGCCGGACAATGCAAGATTGATACCGATGACGGCCGCTAGCATGACGCGAGGAATTCGAATATCCCATAGAATGGTATCTGATACTTCTCCCCCATTGCCGAAGAGTGCCTTGATGATCTCCATAGGCGAGAAATGAACGCTGCCGAGCCCCATGGACACGATAATGGCCAAGATGAGTAGGACGAACGTCAAGCCTATGGTGATCCCGGTTGCCTTCTTATGTACAAGCACTTGTCATCCTCCTATTCCATGATCCTATGAGCCACATGATTATGGATACAGAATGCTTAGCATTTGCTGATAGGCATCCGATGCTTTGACAACCGATGCTACACCGAAGAGGTTATAATCCAATGCTTTGACTTTGTCGTTCTTGAAGGCATTCAACTTCTCCCATGCGCCGTTCTTCTTCACGTCTTCTTCGAACTTCTTCACCGTGGTATTCGCATCACCGTGTGCAACCAGCAGAATCACGTCCGGATTCGCGGCAACGACATTTTCCATATTTAGAGGTATATAAGTTTCTTCGGATTTCAGTACATCGGACACGACATTCGTCGCACCTAATTTCTTCGCGATGCTGCCTGCGAACGTATTCTCATTCATCATCATGAACGATTCGGCAGAACCAAAGAGAATCATAATTTTTGGCGCTGTCTTGTCGTTCGCCTGTTCCACACTGGATTTCTCTTGTTCCGCAAGTTTCGTTAAGAAGGCATTCGCTTGATCTTCTTTCTGGAAGATACGACTTAGAACGACGGTAGATAACTTGAGCTCTTCCAATGAATCTGCTGGCAAATAAGCGGTCTTGAGGTTTGCTGGCTTGAATTGCTTAACCAGACTCGTCTTGATCGATTCGGGTCCGATAATAACATCCGGCTGAAGCTTCGTCACCTGCTCTACATCCGGCTTAAGCGCCGATCCGATTCGCGGCAAGTCCTTAAAGGACGCGGGTAATTCCAATGTTGATGTCGGGACGCCGACAGGCATCACGCCTAATTCGTTCAAGATCTCCGAAATCGCTACAGAAGCAACAACAACCTTGCTGGGTGCAGCATCCCCGAATTGTGCTTGCAGCTCTGCAGCTTTGGCCTCATCTACGGTATACGCTGCAGCCGGAGCTTCCTTCTTCTCTTCTACTGTCGTCTGTGTTGTCGCAGGTGTCTCTTGGCCAGCTTCTGCGGATTGCTCTTTGCTGCTGCAGCCAACAGAAAGTGCCAATAGCAAGGCTCCCGTCAATAAACCCCATTTGCGAACTTGTGAATTCATTATGTATGTCTCCCCTATTATTCATTTGATACTGATAATCATTATCATAACTAGCAAGATATTAACATAGGAGGTGTGACATTTTCAATAGATTATTTTGAATATCTAATAATAAATCCAAGCAGAAGGTGAAATTGTACTATTGAGATAGATTAAAAAAAGCCCCTTCCATCAAGGAAGAAGCTTTTAAGTGCCTAAGACTAATGTCCTGTATAGATATGAATCGCATCACGCAGAAACGCCGCCGCACCCGGGTAATGGTTGTCGTAATAAGCGCGGAAACGTTCATCATCGACATACATCTGGGCGACTCCCGCATGAGCCTCTTTGCTGTATTCGCTCCAATAGTAGGTCAACCACTGCTTGTGCAAATCCGCTGCCCGCTGCGCGATATCACTCGCGGGGTCTCCTGTCTGAATCGCTTCGCCTAATGCTGCAATGACTTCATTCGCAAGGCGCGTCACTTCATCATGCTGTTCTTGGGTCATATTTTTCAGCTTTTCATTCGATTTATTGACGGTATCGTTCCCGTATTTTGCTCGAGTTTCAGCACCATATTTCTGTTCGTTCTCATCGATCATTTTCTGTTTGAATCCTTCGAATTTCTCACGGTCGGTCATCGTTATTCTCCCTTCGCTTAAGGCAATCGATTTGTCCACATTCGCGATTAACGCATCCAATTGCCGCCTTCTGTCAAGGAGTTGTTCTCGATGCTCTCGAAGCGCGATGGCCCCGTTGAAGCTCGGGGAAGTGACGATCTCTTTAATGCGATCCAGACTCATCCCAAGTTCACGATAGAATAAGATCTGCTGCAATCGGTCGACTTCCTTCTGACCATAGATTCGATACCCCGACGAGTTCACCTTAGCCGGCTTAAGGAGTTCGATCTCATCGTAATACCGAAGCGTTCGAGTGCTGATCCCTGCGAGTTTGCCTAGTTTCTGGACTGTATATTCCACTTGTTCGCCTCCTGACACCCTCAGGGTACACCTTTACGCAGCGTCAAAGTCAACCCTATGCCACAACATTTTTTTATGTCATTCCCATATCCCGTATGTACTTCATTCACACATGAATCTATGTCAATTATAGCTTCTTATAGTCGCTTTTCATAATCCCTTTGACCAGACTCGGCCATTTCGGATTGACTGGGCAATATTTCGTAGCAACCTTCTCGATCGTTGTATAGCCCTTTTTCACATAATTTTTGGAGAGCAGCTGTCCGAACTTCTCAACACTAGCACCCTTGGACTTGAAATTGAACGCATTTTTATTTGAACCACCTGTGGCATTTAGACCAAACAAATTATTTTTAGTTTTCGCGAGCTTGCTCTTACCATTCCCGCTCTCAAGCTTCATCACTGCAATCGTAAAATAAGCATTGATTCCATATTGTTCTTCAATTTCCAAGACAGCTTCCTCGAGTTCGTGTCCTGCCAAGGCCGTACCTTTAAAGAGCTGCGCAATATGTTCTTCTGATAATCCAGAGTCCGATTGTATCGACGATGTCGGCTTTGCCGGTTCGGTTGCGACTGGTTTCGGAATCGTTCGTGCTGGACGCTTCGTCATCTTCACAACATCTGGAAATAAGCGGTCTGGATCAATCTGTGGCATTTGCTCCGTGTACCCGCCATGGACGTATCCGCCATCCTTCAGCTGCAGCCAGCCATTCGGCATCTTTCGAACGACTTGCAAGACGGTCCCTTTCTTTTTCATATCCATTTTCTTAGACGTGGCATATGGATTCGCCCGCACATTAAGATAGGATGCTGTTACCTGATAACGATCGAAGGAAGGTTTTGCGACAGTAGCGATTTTTTGGGGTGAAGGCTTGCTAATGGACAGGGTTGTGACCCGGCTGGATTCTTTCGCGAGGGACTGGGCAGAGCTCAAATGCACCGGGAATACAGGACCAAGGATGGAAGCCTCATCGATTACAGGAGATGATACAGGACGGGGATTCGGCACATTAAGATGCGTACCCGCAGCTTGCGTGGATGTCAGGAAATCCATACCGACCGTCAGAAGCAATGTCAAACATAATACATATACGAACAATGAATGATTTAATAATTTACGCATGATTACACCTCTTCCTTCGTAGTGGTGAAGTATACCTGCTTCAATATAGGTAAGATTGTACACATTCGATCGCAAAAAGCGTGTCAAACCGTCTGTAAGGAAAACTTGTTTATTTGTCGACCAACGCTGAATCCAACCAATTTGACTCGTATTCATGGATCTTTGATGTCATTCTTTGGGATGTCCATACATTTTTTTGGTGCGAATTGGGAAAAATGCAGCGAGAACATCGAAGCAGGAGGATTCTTATGAACTCAACTGATGCATTCCCGCAATACCCCGATTCCTATTGGATCGCTTCATCCGAGAGGATGGCATTCCCCGCCTTGCAAGAAGATATCCAGGCCGATGTTGCCGTTGTCGGTGGTGGAATTTCCGGCATTACGACCGCATTGTTATTAGCCAGAGAGGGACTCCACGTCGTACTCTTGGAAGCTGGAGAACTGCTGAAGGGTACGACAGGCCACACCACAGCCAAGGTTACGGCACAACATGATCTGATTTATCACGAGTTGATTCAGCATGTAGGACTTGAGAAGGCGCAATATTATTATCGTGCGAATCAAGAGGCCATCCAGTTTATCAAAGAGCTCGTTCATCAAGAGTCCATCGATTGTGGATTAACGGACCAAGATGCTTATATTTACACGAACGATGAGCAATATTTGCGGAAATTAGAGCTAGAAATGCAGGCTTACGAGCAGCTCGGCATTCATGGCGAACTCGTCCACTCTATGCCCCTCTCACTGTCCATGAAGCAAGCGCTCGTCATGCGTAATCAAGCTCAATTCCATCCATTGCATTATTTATATGCACTTGTCCGGTTGTTCATGAAATTAGGAGGCAAAATTTATGAACACACGACTGTGATGACCGTCGAGAACGGGGATCAACCAAAGCTTGTCACTCGTGATGGGCATCATGTTACATGTCGTCATACGGTTTCTTGCTCCCATTTTCCGTTCTATGACGGGATGGGGTTTTATTTCTCAAGAATGCACGCTGAGCGTTCTTATGTACTGGGGGTCAAATGCTCCGATCCCTATCCTGGCGGGATGTATATTCGTGCCGAGAATCCTACACGATCGATTCGCAGCACGGCCATGGCGGACGGTCAGACGCTTGTGCTCGTCGGCGGCGAGGGACATAAGGCGGGGCAAGGTGTGTGTACAATACGTCATTATGAGGCGTTGCAGCATTTTGCAAAGGAACAGTTCAAGGTGGAAGACATCCCCTATCGTTGGTCTACGCAAGATCTCGTCACACTGGACAAAGTTCCATATATCGGGCAGATCTCTTCCAGCGTACAAAATGTCTTTGTGGCGACGGGGTACCGAAAATGGGGCATGACGCAAGGAACCCTGGCAGCGCTCTTGCTGCGGGATACCATTCTCGAACGTGACAATCCTTATCAAGCGTTGTATACGCCATCTCGATTCCATGCCGATCCTGATATAAAGACATTTGTCACGCAGAATGCGGATGTTGCGAAGCATCTTATTGCCGGCAAGCTCGAAATGGTACGTAAAAAACCCGAGGAACTAAAAGCTGGAGAAGGCGATGTCGTCACCGTGGATGGTCAACGCGCAGGTGCCTATCGCGACGAGCAAGGGATTCTGCATTTGGTTGATACAACGTGTACCCACATGGGCTGTGAAGTGGAGTGGAATGCTGGGGATTTAAGCTGGGACTGTCCGTGCCATGGATCACGGTTCTCGATCGATGGTGAGGTCATGGAAGGACCTGCGAAGAGGCCCCTCACACGCTTGTAATGCGTTAGTCGGAAATGGCGAAGCGATGTTGATATTGTGCGAGCCGTGGATGAAGTCGTGCAGGCTCTTCCGTTAGGACAAGACGCAACTTCACGATCCAAGTTTCGAAGGAATCGTAGGATGCGAACTGATTCGCTAAATCAGGAGTGACATATAAAAAATACGGGGCAGGATATTGGTCAGTAAGATGACGCAGCGCGGTATCAATAGGTGTATACTTCTTGCGTTTCCCATCAAACTGCTCAATCTTTACCGGAAATCCAGTATGCTGCTGTTGCCAGTCCTTCAATCGATCCAATCGTCTGTAGAAGGCACTAATCGGCTCCTTCGACATCCGCTTTACCGTCTCTTCATGCAGCGGATAGAGCACGAATTCCTTGAAGTCATGTGCTGCGGCATAAGCTGCAGCGCGGTCCAGGTCCAGATCGGAGATCTGTTCAAAAGCATCGTAAAAGATTAACGTCCCTTTCCGTGTTTGAACCGGGGGTTCATAACCGAAAGGGACTTGATGTGCGGATCGAGCCAAATTTGTTCCCTCCATGCTGAATCAATATATCGTTATGAGATGACTTTCTCGAGACAATAAAAAGGGACGTGCGTGTGCGGAAAAATAACCGTCCCTTTCAGTTCATACTGTAAATGCCGGTACAGTTCATAGGCTCTTCGATTCTTGGTGTAACAATCCATCCGTATACAGGAAAAAGATCGGTTACGTGCAATTTGCTCCGCATAAGCAATCAATTTCTTCGCGATACCTCTCCCCTGCCAGCTTGGGTCTACAGCCAGTCGATAGATGGTAAGCACCGACACGGTGTTTCCTGTTGACCATGGGATTTCTTCATATTCTGCAGGTTGTGTATCGCCGAGCGTGATGAGTCCGAGGATACATCCATCCTCACGATAGACATATACGTTACCTAATGCAATGTCTCCCCCAACCAGTTCTGTTGTAGGGTAATACTCATTCCATTGATCGATTCCCAATTGGTTCAGATGATCTGTGCAACGGTGAACAATGTCCATGATGCGTTCAAGGTCAGCTGGATTCGACTTCGTAATCATTAAGGTTCTCCTATCCTCATTTTAAGCGGCCATCATCTGGATCGTATGCTTGCTATATGTGCTAGCCTGGACCGCGTTCGATTTCTTCAGTAATTGATTCTGGATTTGGCCGATCATCGCGACCGATTCCATATTGTTCTTCTGAATCAGTTGAATCAACGTGCCGATGTCTCCTTCAAGATAGGTGGTCGCGAGCCGCTCAATTTGTTCTTTGGCTATGTGATCTTCAGTTGACGCGGAATCCTCCTTAACGTTATCCTCTCTTGCATCCGTAAGGGATTGCCTTGCCCGATGAAGTGCTGCTTTGATTGCTCCTTCGGAGGTCTTCAAGATGTGAGAAGCTTCCGTAATGGAATACCCGAGAACATCCCGTAGTAGAAATACGGTCCGTTGAAGTGGAGAAAGATGCTGCATGATATAGTGAAAGGCAGCCTCCACTTCCAGCCGGCTATGATCCGGATATGCAATCGAATCCTGCCGAGATTGCTCCACAATGCGGTTCAAATGTGTATTGCGGCGAATCTGATCAATCCAAGTATTCTTCGCGATCCGCAGCAGCAATGCTTCCGGGTTGATATGTGCAAGTTCAGGGCTTGCTTTTAGCGCTTTTACCCATGTATCTTGTGCCAAATCTTCCGCATCATCTTGGGATTTCGTCAGAGAAAGACAGTACCGCTGAAGAACAGGTTGCAGATGCTCCACACGCTCCTGTAGCGTTGATTGCGCCGTCTGTATGAGTTCGAGATAGACCATTGCGCATCCTCCTTTGCTCAATAAATATAGTTCCCCTTATGAAGAAAACGAATGGCTCTCTTCATAAGATACGCGCTTCAATAAAAAAGTGTATTTCGGGCGTGGGGCGCCCATGCGAGACATTTAACTGCTTTTTTGCAGATATTTCGGGCACAAGGCGCTCGGGCGAGGCAATTAACTGCTTTTTTGCAGTTATTTCGAGCGCTAAGCGCCCGGGCGAGGCAATTAACTGCTTTTTTGCAGTTATTTCGAGCGCTAAGCGCCCGGGCGAGGCAATTAACTGCTTTTTTGCAGTTATTTCGAGCGCAAAGGCGCCGGGGCGAGACATTTAACTGCTTTTTTGCAGTTATTTCGAGCGCTAAGCGATTGGGCGAGACATTTAACTGCTTTTTTGCAGTTATTTCGAGCGCAGAGCGCCCAGGCGAGACATTTAACTGCTTTTTGACAGTTATTTCGAGCTCTGAGCGCCTGGGCGGGCCCAATTAACTGC
Proteins encoded:
- a CDS encoding ABC transporter ATP-binding protein, whose translation is MLEATSLSISYDGNRIVKDVSLHVQEGEIVSIIGPNGSGKSTLLKGMSRLIPCESGRVCIAGQELSSMRSKQISQMMCILCQSNQTPVDMTVEELVSYGRTPHKKWFERLTNEDHEIIDWAMSQTGMTSYRTRLVVSLSGGEAQRAWIAMALAQRPKVLLLDEPTTYLDIAHQLEVLELVRSLNKELGITVIMVLHDLNQASTYSDKICVIRKGVVELVGKPSEVLTHEMIRDVYGVEAEVEYLPESTSPRIHPIRRAVANVG
- a CDS encoding FecCD family ABC transporter permease; its protein translation is MLVHKKATGITIGLTFVLLILAIIVSMGLGSVHFSPMEIIKALFGNGGEVSDTILWDIRIPRVMLAAVIGINLALSGAMLQAVMNNPLADPGLTGVSSGASVAVLFILLVVPQFSTFIPFAAIIGGSLSALMVYALAWKKRGITPIRVILAGVAVNSVFGGIIGLLSILYSDKLPGALQWLNGSMSGKGMGDLRVMLPYSVVGWIVALFCIRQANILRLGEQVALNLGESLNRVRILLSFVAVYLAAVSVSTVGMIGFVGLVVPHMARMLVGSDYKHLIPMSIGLGALVLLVADTIGRTFFAPLDIPAGIVMAVVGGPYFLYLMRKGDV
- a CDS encoding helical backbone metal receptor; translated protein: MNSQVRKWGLLTGALLLALSVGCSSKEQSAEAGQETPATTQTTVEEKKEAPAAAYTVDEAKAAELQAQFGDAAPSKVVVASVAISEILNELGVMPVGVPTSTLELPASFKDLPRIGSALKPDVEQVTKLQPDVIIGPESIKTSLVKQFKPANLKTAYLPADSLEELKLSTVVLSRIFQKEDQANAFLTKLAEQEKSSVEQANDKTAPKIMILFGSAESFMMMNENTFAGSIAKKLGATNVVSDVLKSEETYIPLNMENVVAANPDVILLVAHGDANTTVKKFEEDVKKNGAWEKLNAFKNDKVKALDYNLFGVASVVKASDAYQQMLSILYP
- a CDS encoding MerR family transcriptional regulator; the protein is MEYTVQKLGKLAGISTRTLRYYDEIELLKPAKVNSSGYRIYGQKEVDRLQQILFYRELGMSLDRIKEIVTSPSFNGAIALREHREQLLDRRRQLDALIANVDKSIALSEGRITMTDREKFEGFKQKMIDENEQKYGAETRAKYGNDTVNKSNEKLKNMTQEQHDEVTRLANEVIAALGEAIQTGDPASDIAQRAADLHKQWLTYYWSEYSKEAHAGVAQMYVDDERFRAYYDNHYPGAAAFLRDAIHIYTGH
- a CDS encoding glucosaminidase domain-containing protein, encoding MRKLLNHSLFVYVLCLTLLLTVGMDFLTSTQAAGTHLNVPNPRPVSSPVIDEASILGPVFPVHLSSAQSLAKESSRVTTLSISKPSPQKIATVAKPSFDRYQVTASYLNVRANPYATSKKMDMKKKGTVLQVVRKMPNGWLQLKDGGYVHGGYTEQMPQIDPDRLFPDVVKMTKRPARTIPKPVATEPAKPTSSIQSDSGLSEEHIAQLFKGTALAGHELEEAVLEIEEQYGINAYFTIAVMKLESGNGKSKLAKTKNNLFGLNATGGSNKNAFNFKSKGASVEKFGQLLSKNYVKKGYTTIEKVATKYCPVNPKWPSLVKGIMKSDYKKL
- a CDS encoding FAD-dependent oxidoreductase, whose protein sequence is MNSTDAFPQYPDSYWIASSERMAFPALQEDIQADVAVVGGGISGITTALLLAREGLHVVLLEAGELLKGTTGHTTAKVTAQHDLIYHELIQHVGLEKAQYYYRANQEAIQFIKELVHQESIDCGLTDQDAYIYTNDEQYLRKLELEMQAYEQLGIHGELVHSMPLSLSMKQALVMRNQAQFHPLHYLYALVRLFMKLGGKIYEHTTVMTVENGDQPKLVTRDGHHVTCRHTVSCSHFPFYDGMGFYFSRMHAERSYVLGVKCSDPYPGGMYIRAENPTRSIRSTAMADGQTLVLVGGEGHKAGQGVCTIRHYEALQHFAKEQFKVEDIPYRWSTQDLVTLDKVPYIGQISSSVQNVFVATGYRKWGMTQGTLAALLLRDTILERDNPYQALYTPSRFHADPDIKTFVTQNADVAKHLIAGKLEMVRKKPEELKAGEGDVVTVDGQRAGAYRDEQGILHLVDTTCTHMGCEVEWNAGDLSWDCPCHGSRFSIDGEVMEGPAKRPLTRL
- a CDS encoding GNAT family N-acetyltransferase; translated protein: MITKSNPADLERIMDIVHRCTDHLNQLGIDQWNEYYPTTELVGGDIALGNVYVYREDGCILGLITLGDTQPAEYEEIPWSTGNTVSVLTIYRLAVDPSWQGRGIAKKLIAYAEQIARNRSFSCIRMDCYTKNRRAYELYRHLQYELKGTVIFPHTHVPFYCLEKVIS
- a CDS encoding RNA polymerase sigma factor; this translates as MVYLELIQTAQSTLQERVEHLQPVLQRYCLSLTKSQDDAEDLAQDTWVKALKASPELAHINPEALLLRIAKNTWIDQIRRNTHLNRIVEQSRQDSIAYPDHSRLEVEAAFHYIMQHLSPLQRTVFLLRDVLGYSITEASHILKTSEGAIKAALHRARQSLTDAREDNVKEDSASTEDHIAKEQIERLATTYLEGDIGTLIQLIQKNNMESVAMIGQIQNQLLKKSNAVQASTYSKHTIQMMAA